From the Alistipes sp. ZOR0009 genome, the window AAAATAGGGAGCAGGTGACGCTGGTGCCCGTACAGGCCTCGGCTGGGTACCTCGATGGCTACGCCGACCTCGAGTTTGTGGAGCAGCTACCCGCCTTTCAGCTGCCGGTAGCCGAGATGAGCGCCGAACGTACCTACCGCATGTTCCAAATAAAGGGAGACAGCATGCTTCCCATCCCTTCGGGGGCGTATATCGTTAGCGAGTACGTCGATAACTGGCTAAGCATCCGCGATGGGCAAACCTACGTGGTGCTAACCCAAACCGAGGGCGTGGTGTTTAAGCGTCTTTACAGCAATGTCGACGAGGATGGGACCTTCCTCTTTGTTTCCGACAACCCGCTATACGATCCCTACACGGTAAAGGTTGACGATATCGTGGAGGTGTGGAAGGCTAAGGGCGTTCTCTCCTTCTCGTTGGATAATGCCGTTAGCGAGGAGATGAGCAGCCTTAAGGCGCAAATAGCCAAGCTTACGGCCGATGTGGAGAAGCTAAAAGGAAGCCTGCCCGCGTAGCGCGCGCTACGCACAGCAGCGGGCAAAAAAGCCGCCAGGAGCATGGCTTTGGGGCGGCTTTTTGCTCTTGAGCTAGAAGGACAACCTGCTTGAGCCTGCTTTTTGTTGCCTGTAAAAGGCTTTTTTGCTTTTTTTGTACGAAATTTGATATTAAATGCGGTTGATTTCTAGTATTGTGCAATAAAAAAAGAGGTTGGTGCAAAAATATTTCTTGCAACAACAAAAAAATAGGTTCATCTTTGCACCGCTTCTGAGAAACACGGGTGTAGCTCAGTTGGTAGAGCATCGGTCTCCAAAACCGAGTGTCGGGCGTTCGAGTCGCTCCTCCCGTGCAAAAAGCCTTATCGAAAGATAGGGCTTTTTTGTTTTGAGCCTATCCTGTATACTCCCCACTTATATAAAGATTCTGGCCGTGTTTGTGTTGTCTTAATGCTGTCCCTTTATAGTATTTTAATTTCATACCTGTTTCTATACCTTCTGCACTATTTTAAAAACATTTTAGCGTAAGTAGCTGTTACTATTGCCAAAACCAGCTATTTACAAAATGAGGATAATTGCTTTGCTGGTGCTTGCTGTAGCAGTAAGCGCCTGTGTTAAGGATAAGTCGAGCATCGACGAGGTGGTGGGCTCCGATAACATATCGGGATATGTTAGCCTTTACGACGATGGGGTAGGGAAGGTGGACGACTCGGGGATGACGGTTACGGTGGAGGGGGCTACCCCTGCAGTTTCGGCGGTAACCGACGCCAAGGGATACTTTATTCTTCCCGAATTGCGCTACGGCACCTACACGTTGGTGTACTCTAAGGCCGGTTATGGCACCTACAAGCGCCATAACGTGGATCATACGGTGGAGCTAGGCGGTACATTTATTACTCCAACCCCCTCGCTCGGTCAGCTGGCCAAGGCGAGCGTGGTAAGCGCCTCGGCCAGCGTGGTAGGCTCGGAGGTTAAGCTTTCGGTCTCCACTTCGCCAGCAGGAAGCATGGCCAACACGGTGTACCTACGCTTTTTCCTCTCCAAAAACAAGGAGGTTAGCAGCACCACTTACATGTACCATAGCGCCAACTACATTAGCAACATGAATCCTTTTGTTTTCACCATTCAGAAGTCGGAGCTCGAATCTTTTGGCTATACCGCGGGCACTACCGTGTACTTTAGGGTGTATGCCGACGGATTTTGGTCTAACGACTACCTAAATCCCGAAACAGGACGAATGGTTTTTCCCAATTTGAACCTAACTACACCTGCACCTGGCTCGTTTGTGGTGCCTTAGCGCAAATGGTGGAAGGATATAAAAAAGACCGCAGCTGTTAGGCTGTGGTCTTTTTTTATGCGATAGCGGTAGCGTTTTTAGGGTTCAATTTTGGTCTGTTTGTTTAAACTTTTTTTGTAATATGGCTTATGATGGTTATATTAGTGACATTAATATTCATTATCAAATTATAGTATCCTATGTGTAAGCTAGAAATTAGAAAAGTGACGTATCGGCGAGGTATTGAGGGGAATAGGAGTCTAATTGGCGTACATGATCAGCTGAACTTGCTCCTATCGGAGTTGCGACGAAGAAAGCTACCGGACGACCTCGTTGTATTTATTAATGCGGAGGTCTCCGCTATTGAGGCTGCTCCCGAAGCCCTGCTCTCGAGGAAAATAAAAAAGGTGCAGGCAGATATCCTGAAGCTGCTTGAGAAGGAGCTGAAGCTCGTCCCCCGAAACTACTACAAAAATACCTGGATGCCCTTAGGGCTTTGCTTTTTTGGGGTACCTATCGGTATCTTACTGGGGGCGGTATTCGGAAATATGGCAATGGTAGGTGTTGGCTTGCCCTTTGGACTGCTTTTGGGGGTGGCTGTAGGGATGGCTATGGACACCAAGGCCAACGATCAGAATCACCAGCTCGACTTTGAGGTGTAGCAGCCCCGAAGGCTACAGGAACGCCCAAATTTGTGGAAATAAATGAAATTTGAAAAACCGCGGACAGGATGCCGCGGTTTGTTTTTATCTTCGCCCCATCAAATCATATAAAAACGTAACCAATGAAGCTTATAAGCACAGGACTTTGCCTGATGATGGCCGCAATGGCCGCATTGGGGCAACAGGCTGGGGCAGATGGCCGTCTAACTCCCGAGATTCTTTGGTCGATGGGACGTTTGGGCGAGTACACCATTTCTCCCGATGGGAAAAAGGTGGCCTACACCGTGAATTTCTACGACGTTAAGGCCAATAAGGGCAATGCCGACATCTACCTGATGGATATCGACGGTAAAAACCAGCAGCGCCTTACGCAAACGCCTCAAAGCGAGAATAGCTTGGCTTGGCAGCAGGCTGGGCAAACGCTTACCTTTCTTCGTGGTGGCCGATTGGTAGAAATGGCGGTTGCTACACAAAAGGAAACGGCGCTAACCGACGAGAATACCGATATTTCGGGTTACATCTTCTCGCCAAAGGGCGATAGGGTGCTTTTTGCCATCGAAACCAAGGTGGATAAGACGGCGCAGGAGGTATACCCCGATCTACCCAAAACCGATGCCATGATCTTTGATCAGCTGATGTATCGCCACTGGGATACGTGGGAGGATGGCCTCTACAGCCATATTTACGTGGCCGATTTTGCCAACGGTAAGGTTGCTAACCTTAAGGATATCATGCCCGGCGAGCGTTGGGATAGTCCGCTGAAGCCTTTTGGTGGGATGGAAGAGGTAGCGTGGAGCGCCGACGGAAAATCTATAGCTTACACCTGCGTAAAGAAGGTGGGCAAGGAGCGCGCGCTGACTACCAACTCGGATATCTACCTTTACTCGATCGAAACGGGAGTTACCACCAACCTAACAGAGGGGATGATGGGGTACGATAAGAATCCACGATTCTCGGCTGATGGAAAGAAGATGGCCTGGCTTAGCATGGAGCAGGATGGCTTTGAGGCCGACCAAAACCGCATATTTGTGATGGATTTGGCTACCGGAAAGAAAACAAACACCTTTGCTTCGTGGACCTACAGCGCCGACAACCTGCAGTGGGATGCTGCTTCGCGCAACATCTACTTTACGGCATACGTACAGGCCACCTCGCAGGTACATAAGCTCGATGTGGCAAAGGGAACCATCACCGCGCTTACTTCGGGCGACTACGACTACCACAGCTGCGCCCTTGCAAATGGGGTAATTATTACCGACCGCACGCAGCTTACCGCTCCGGCCGATCTTTATGCTGTTAGCCTAAAGAATGGCGCCGTTAGCCAGCTTACCGCCATCAACAAAAATATAACCGATAAGCTGGTGATGCCAACCTTCGAAAAGCGATGGATTAATACCACCGACGGCAAGAAGATGCTTACCTGGGTGCTGCTACCTCCTAACTTCGACGCCAAGAAGTCGTATCCCGGCATTCTTTACTGTCAAGGCGGACCACAGTCGCCCGTTAGCCAAAACTTCAGCTACCGCTGGAACTTCTCGCTGATGGCTTCTCAGGGATACGTGGTGATTCTTCCCAACCGAAGGGGAGTTGTTGGTATGGGACAGGAGTGGACCAACCAAATTAGCAAGGATCATGGCGGACAGGAGATGCGCGACTTCTTTGCTGCGGTAGACTCCATAAAGAAGGAACCTTGGCTAGACGAAAATCGTATTGGGTGCGTGGGACCAAGCTACGGCGGATATACCACCTACTGGATGGCCGGAAACCACAACAAGCGCTTTAAGGCGTTCGTTTCTCACTGCGGAGTGTTTAACTCGGAGATGGAGTTTATTACTACCGACGAGCTGTTCTTCGATAACTGGGAGATGGGTGGACCATCGTGGGATACCGAAAACCCTGTTGTAAGGAAAAGCTTCTCGCAGTCGCCACACCTATTCGTAAAAAATTGGGATACCCCAATTCTTATCTTCGAGGGTGGCCGCGATTTCCGTATTCCCTACACCCAAGGAATGGCTGCCTTCAATGCTGCGCAGCTGATGAACATTCCTTCGAAGTTTGTGATCTTACCAAGCGAAAACCACTGGGTGCTTAGGCCTCAGAACGGCTTGCTATGGCAGCGCGAGTTTTTCGGCTGGCTCGATAAGTGGCTGAAGTAGCATTTTTGATGTTGCGATAGAAGAGGGAATCTCCCTACAAAAAAATAGAAGCGCGGACGCAGGTTCGCGCTTTTTTTATAACCAAGGGGGAGGTATATAAGTCCTTGGTTTTAGGCGAAGAGTTGAAGTCGTGATGGGGTTTGATACTCTATAGTTCTGTTTTTTAGATAGGGAAACGTGCTTCTTTTTATAAAAAAATGCTATATTTCGCTAGGTTGCTTATCTGTTACTTTAATTATTAGAAATTTATAATCTGGAATAAAAAAGGATGGTGTACAAATTAATTAAGGTTCTTACGCTCGACCGTAGAATTCGCGAGCAGAACACAGGAACAGCCGAAGAGTTGGCAGAAACGTTAGATTTATCCCGCAGCCAGCTGTTTGAGGTAATGTCGGAGCTAAAGGACTTTGGAGCAGAAATCTGTTTTAACCGCACCCGACGAACCTACTACTACGCCAACGATTTCGAGATTCAGCTAACCATCGAGACCAACGGCAAGCGGGTGCTTACCAACGACGATATGTCGAAAATATCAGGAGGCTTTTCTCTTTCACCCCAAAACTTCACTTTTTTTCAAGAAAATTCGCTCCGTCCAGATATGTGGACGGTAGCCTCCTACCTTAGCCCCCGCAACAGCACCTTTGGCCTGTTGCCCCGGTAGCCACAACGGTTGCCGGGTAGTATAAACAACTAAAAACAAAACGTTATGAAAAAAATCTTTTTACTTTTTATTTGTATTTCAATTTTCTCATCCTGTTCGAAGGAAGGTGTGGAAGAAGAGGTTAAAAGTTACAATTCAGAATTTCAATTAAAAATGGCCTCGCTTGTTTCTAAAGTTTCATCAATTCAGAGAAAAGATGCTTACCTGTTAAAAAGCACAGGAATAAATGAGGTTAATCCTGAATTGATAAAACTCACAGAAGAGATAAGGAATGAAACTATAAAACTATACGAATCAGAAGGCTTAAATATACTTGATTTTTTCCCTTCCAAAAATGATTACAGAATTGCTTTGGTTGGCATTATGGCTTATGAATTTGATAGGCTTCCGGAAAAAATGGAAGTTCAAAAATCCACATTGAAAGCAACATTGGGGGAATGTGCACTTCAAGCGATAGGAGTAAAAGAGCTTTACCAAGCAGGAGTAAAAAAAAGCTTAAGAAGTCTGCTCAAAGTAGCCGGCAAACAAGTTTTAAAAAAGGCTATTCCGGGTGTTGGTGCTGCAATTACTGCCGGAGAATTTATTTGGTGCATGTTTGATGATTAAAAAGCAATACTATGACTTTTGGCATTTTTAACGTTACACTATTTTCAGGTTGCCTTATATTCTTTCTGTTCGACCATCTCAAGATTAGAAAGAAGAGGTATGAGAGCGATCAAATAAGAAGGCTCACGGTTCAGAACAGCCGGCTGAAAATCTTGCTGGCTCTTTTTCTTCTTATAATCTCGCTAGAGCATTTGCTCGTAAACATCTAAAATTGCAACACCCCAATTCGTAAACAAACTCAGACCAACCTCATAGGTTGGCCTAGTGCTTGCATATGGGACGGTTAGAAGTTAGTATTTCTGTTTTGTTGAATTTTGCGCCTCCTTTTCGGCAATGGTTGACTGGGGTTTGATCTTGGCAGCCGGCAGACCTATCTGCAGGTTTATCTGGTTGATGGCTGTAGCCACTTTGGGGTAAAAGGAAGAAGCCGAATTGAGATAGATGAAGATACGCTGAATTTCGGCGTTGATTCCCGTCATTGCCAAGTATAACTGTTGATGTTTTCCTACTCTAACTCCTGTGTCTTGTGCTGAGCCTCTCTCTCGTCGTACTTCTAGGGAGAAGTCCTAACAGGTTTTCGAAACTTATTGGGTCTTTGTGCTGGCGGATTGTTATTCAATAGTAGATCCAAGATAAAGCCTTGGCTCGATAGTACACCTGTTGAATTGTATAATTTAATTGTTTTGATATTTTTGGCTGTAAATCAACTATATGTTTATATAACTTATGGGGTTGTATACAAATTCATTAAGGTTCTTACGCTTGATCGTAGAATTCGCGAGCAGAACACAGGAACAGCCGAAGAGTTGGCAGAAACGTTAGATTTATCCCGCAGCCAGCTGTTTGAGGTAATGTCGGAGCTAAAGGACTTTGGAGCAGAAATCTGCTATAACCGCACCCGACGAACCTACTACTACGCCAACGATTTCGAGATTCAGCTAACCATAGTGACCAACGGCAAGCGGGTGCTTACCAACGACGATATGTCGAAAATCTCCGGCGGTTTTCCTTCTTTACCCGAAAACTTCACTTTTTTTCAAGAAATTTCGCTCCGTCCAGATATGTGGACGGTAGCCTCCTACCTTAGCCCCCGCAACAGCACCTTTGGCCTGTTGCCCTTATAGCCACAATGGTTGCCGGGTAGTATAAACAATTAAAACAAATCGTTATGAAAAAGTTAAGTTTGGAACAGATGGAAGAGGTTGAAGGTGGATGGCCAGCATGGCTGGGAGGAACTCACATCTATAATGGATGTCAACAAGTCTACAGCGACTATAAAGGGACACAATATGCACGTTATACTTTGTGGGGATTGATTGGTGGAGAAAAGAACATTACTTCTATTTCAAATGATCCTTGCTAATAAACTAAATACAAATTAAATTTTTATGATTCATAAAATAATATTTAATTGCCAAAATAAAAACATTGTCATATTTGTTGCAGTTATCCTTTACTGCTCGAGTGCATTATGTCAAAACAAAATAGCAGGTTATATTTTTGATGCGAATAATAATTATCCTATTCCGTATGCTACCATTAAAATCATAGGTGTAGAAAAAACTATAATAGCCAATAGAACGGGTTTATTTACCATCGATAGTACATTGCTAAACTGTAAACTGCATTTTTCCTCCATAGGTTACAATGATACGATTGTAGGTGTCGAATATTTTAAAAGCAGCTATATCCTACGCTTATTCCCAAAACAATACTCAATATCTGAATTAACAGTACATCCAGTTAAGTTTAAAAGAATAAAATTAGGCGTACCTTTTATTACCTTATATAATGGCAGTTGGCATTCAATTATTGGCATGATTTACCCTACTTTTTTTCCAAATAATAGAAGGCGAGAAGGTTTTATTGAAAATTTTTCGGTAAAAATAGCCGCAAATTCTCGTTGGGATTGTCCCTTTAAAATACGAATTATGGAGGTTGATACAGCATATAAAACAATTACGTTTCGAACGTTACACAAGGATATTGAAGTAAAAGCAACAAAACCGGGGTGGTGTATCATTGATCTTTCCTCATATCAAATCCCCATTCCTAAGAATGGTTTTGCTGTCAGCATTATTATTTATGATGCTGGTCCTAGTTATTACTATCGTACGTCATCGAATAATAAATCTGATTTATATGGCATTGGTGTATGTCAAACAATACACTCAAAAGAAGCAATACCTTGTACATTTAGAGGAAAATATATCCAACTAAAAAAATTTGACAGCAACTACTCCTATGCCGTTAGAGCAACATTAAAAGTTATAGAATGAATGAGTTAACTCAAATAATTCCCATATCAATCTTGTTTTCAAGAAACTTCACTTTTTTTCAAGAAATTTCGCTCCGTCCAGATATGTGGACGGTAGCCTCCTACCTTAGCTCCCGCAACAGCCTCTTTGGCCTGTTGCCCCTGTAGCCACAACGGTTGCCGGGCAGTATAAACAATTAAAAACAAATCGTTATGAAAAAGTTAAGTTTGGAACAGATGGAAGTTGTTGAAGGTGGCTTTTCAAGATGTGATGTTGCTGCATCTATAGCTGGAGCTTCTTTTACATATGTTTTACAAGGAGTCGGAACTGCAATATGCCCAGGAGTTGGAACTATTGCGGGATGGGCATTGGGTACATGGGCCTCATTAGTAATTGCAGATAGATGTTAGTAAAGAAGATCTTTAAAGAAAGGGGATTAGGAGTGTTAAACCTTATCCCCTTCTCAATGTTGTTTGTTTATTTTATTTATCCGAAACAAAAAGTGTGGTTTTTTTTATTCATTTTTACATACAGTTTGTTCGAATTGATTTTTAATAGTAGTCAAAATGATTCTGTATTTAGAAAAAATATCCAAAAGTCCTATGTTATTTATTTGATTATTTCAGTTGTTTTTTATTTTATAATATATATGTATAATTGTTTGTTGCAATACTATCTATTGATAGTGTTGTTTTATTTTATAATAGTTTTTATTCTTGATTTTTACTACTACAAACAATCAAAAATAAATAATTAATACTTGGGTGGTGTGTGGATTAAATATCAAAAGATATTTATAATAAGTTTATAATTGAGTATTTTAGGTATGAAAACTACAGTTGTTTTAAACTATTTTTATGTGTGTATTCTAAGTATATTCCTTATTTTCATCAGCGATATTTTGATTGATAAGAAGATTCTTATTTATCAGTCTTTTATCGGACAGTTTGATGAAACAAGAGTAAATACGATAGTTGATTTATATCAAAGAATGCAAGTTTGGCAATACTTTATTATCCCAATACTTCTTTTGATGAAAATTTTTCTCTTATTAATACCTCTATATCTAGGCGTCATCTTAAAAAGTTACAAAGTACACGCAAAACAATTAATTTATATAATAATAAAATCCCAATATATTGTTGTAGTAAATGGCTTTATTACCATCTTATACTTTTGGATTACAAAAAAATACCATACAATTTCTGATTTAAGTATAATTCCATTTTCAGCACTATCTCTTTTTAAACCAAATGAAGTAGAACCTTGGTTGGTATATCCGCTTTCCATCCTTAGTTTATTTGAAGTTTTTTACTGGGTGGCGCTTATCATACAGTGGAAGAAGTTAACAGGGAAAAGTTACGGAGAATCGTTTGACTTTATTGGTAGCACCTACGGGTTAGGGCTGCTGCTATGGGTGTTGGTGGTAATATTCTTTACAATTTAAAAAGTATGAGAAAAACTATTGGAAGAGCTGCAATCGTTTTGGTTCTGCTATGCTCAAGCGTTCTTGTTTACAAAATAGTAGTAAAGGTAAACCAAAAAAAGGAGTGCGAGCGTATAACCCAAGCACTGCCAAGCTATACCTTTAACCTAGCGTATGGTGGCACAATGCATACCAAGAGCCTAGAGGATAAACCTACGGCAGTGATGTTCTTTAACCCGGGTTGCGAGCACTGCGAGTACGAGGGAGAAGCCCTAAGCACCAACAGCGGCAGCTTAAAGGAGAAGGAAATCCTTATGGTTAGCCTCTCGCCCCGCGATAGTATTAAGGCATACGCCAAAAGGCATAGGCTTGAGGGGATATCTAACATCCGCTTTGCCACCGATAGCCTTGCAAAGGCAACCATCATGTTTGGGGTTCAAGCTATCCCTACCACCTTTATATACGGTAGCGACGGTAGGTTGCGGAAGCGCTTTAACGGGGAGGTGAGCATTAAGGCGTTAATGAGAGAGCTACGTTAGATTAGTAGTATCAAGACACAAGTATCAAGACTTTGTCCAAAAGATTTTGTTGCGAGGAGGATTTAAAGAATTGCGGCAATTTGAAACGTATCTAATCAAAACAATATCGATTATATATGCAGAATAGTAAGGTTAATATGCTCAAGCATGCCCAAAAGACGCATGTGCTGCAGTACAACCAAAGCTGGTGCGGGCTGGCCTGCATGGCATCGGCGGTGAAGTACTACGGCGGCGTTGCCAAGCAGGAGCAGATGGTGGCCAACAGCGGAACCACCATTACGGGCACCACCCTACTTGGTCTCTACCAGCTGGCACCTACTCTTGGGTTCGATGCAGATGGCTACGAGGGAGACACCAAGGCGCTTAAGGATATTACCTATTTAGCCATTCTCCATATTCTTAACGAGAACAGCATGCAGCACTACGTGGTGTGCTACGGCTGGAATGGCAGCCACTTCATTATCGGCGACCCCGGCAAGGGTGTTGTTGAGATGACCGAAGAAGAGCTGAATGAGGCATGGAAGAGCAAGTCGCTGCTGCTGGTTAAGCCTGCAAGTAATTTTGTTAAGCAAAAGGAGCTACGCTCGCAGCGTTGGCTGCTGGCCAAGGAACTTACCCGCAACGACTGGGGCATACTCGGCGTAGCGGTTGCCATGGGTGTGGTGCTTGCGGCACTTGGGCTGAGCTTGGCCATCTTCTCCCAGAAGCTGGTGGATAAGCTGCTCCCCAGCGGCGATATCAAGAAGCTGGTGGCCTCGCTGGTGGTAATCTTCCTGCTGCTAATGGCAAAGAACTTCATCGGATACCTACGAGGCATTCTGCTTACCCGTCAGTCTAAGGATTTTGGGAATAGGACGGTTAGCTGGTTCTTCGGCATCAGCATGATGCTGCCCAAGCGCTTTTTCGACAGCCTTAAAACCGGCGACATGGTTGCCCGCCTTAACGACACCCGTAGGCTGCAGCAGGTGCTCAGCGCCATCACCTCATCAATGGTTATCGACCTGCTTGGGCTGATTACCGCACTTATTCTGTTGATAAGCTACTCTACATGGCTCGGCGTGGTATCGCTGAGCGCCGTGATTGTTTTTCCAATAATTACCATGCGCAATAGCAAGCGCATAAAGGAGTATCAGCAGCAAGTTATGGCCTCGTACGCCACCTCGGAAAGCTGCTTCGTGAATACCATTCAGGGTGTGGAAGCCATAAAATCGTCGCAAGTCGAACAGGTACATACCGAAAAAGTAGCGCAAGCGTACGGCAACTACCAGGAAAAGTCGTACGACCTTGGGCTATTCAGTAATAAGTTGGGGCTAATATTCCAAACTGCTGCCACCATTATTCTGGTTGCCGTAGTATCGTTTGGAGCATTTGGTGTACTCGAGAAGTGGCTAACTGTTGGCGAGCTGATGGCCGCCCTGTCGCTTGCGAGCACGGTAGTAGGAACAGCAGCTTCCCTTTCGCTAGCTATAGTACAATTTCAGGAGGCTAATGTTGCCTTTACCCGTTTGCACGATTTCATACAGGGTGAGAAAGAAGAAACTCTAGACGAGAGTAACGCATCTTCAATACGAATAGAGACCATTGCCCTAAAGGAGGTTTCGTTCCGCTACCCCGGGCGCAGCCTTCTGCTGGATAAAGCTTCGTTGGTACTCCGCCGAGGCGAGATTACCTGCCTTATGGGTGAAATTGGCAGAGGGAAGAGTACCATCCTTCAGCTGCTGCAGCGTTTTTATATTCCAGGAGAAGGAACTATTGAAATTAATGCCAAAGAGTGGAGTGGCATTAATACACCCCTACTACGCAGCTGCATCGGTGTTGCTCCTCAGGAGGTAAAGCTACTTAACGCCACCTTGCTGGAAAATATTGCCATGCGAAACGATCTGGAGAGCCTTAAGCAGGCCGAAACGCTATGCCAGCAGCTGGGCTTCAACCGCTTTTTCCAGCAACTCCCGCTTGGCCTACTCACTCCTGTTGGTGAAGATGGCGTAAACCTATCGGGCGGGCAGAGGCAGCTGCTCGGACTATGCCGTGCGCTTGTCCGCAAGCCATCCATCCTGCTGCTTGATGAGCCAACTGCATCGCTTGATAGGGAGGCCGCAAATTTTGTACGGCTGCTTATTCAGGATTTGAAGGTAGATAAAATAATTCTTATAGTTACCCATTTACCTGATATGCTTCCCATATCTGATAAACTTTACCTGCTACATAATAAAAAATTAGAGCAAAAAGATAAAGTGATGTTCTATAGAGAATTATGCGAAGATCAGATGGTGGATTTTGTATGATCTTTTGAAGTTCGTTGCTGTCGATATCATATATTAAGTGTTGTTTTGTAAATTATCTACATAAAACAGGAGGTGTCTCTTATAAATAGGTTGTGTAGTTTTATAAAATAAAAAAGGTACTTTGTCCTATCGGTATAAAACCGATAAGAAGAACAAAACAAGCAGATAGCGAGTGCAATGTAAAATGGCATTCGCTATCTGCTATCATTATAGTCAGTGCAATCTATCTCAATGGCTATAAAGTCAAAATATGTTGCCTATTTATATGTATATCAGTTGTTAATTCTTCTCTGTTATAATGTCCCTTCAATTTGTTTTCTACAATTGAATCTTTGCCGTTACAGCAGTTCTTTTATTGAGATAAAATAGATATTTATCGAGGATCATTTTTGAGGGCACACTTTCGGAGCGCTTTGTCCGTTAGAAATGTTGACTTTTAAGAAGTGAAAGAGTCTGAAATTAAGCGACAACCATTTGTAATGTATACTTTTTGAATTAAATGTGATTTTTTTTCGAAAAAGTAGAGTACAAAAAGGAAAAAATCTCTCTATAGTATTAAGGCAGCGAGTTGCCCGGCGGTAATGTTCCGTTTTAAATAAAAGTTATGATGAAATAGGAAGGGAAGAGGGTGATTTTACCACCTACTGGATTGGCGAGGAATTTTTGTCTTGGTAAGGGATAGTGCTTACATTTTTGAATGGGGGTTCGGAGATATAGGCATCAAGACGGCAGAAGGAGGATTTTCGCCTCTCATAATGCGCAAGGTAGGTTAGGTAACACCGTTATAATACTAGAGCTGGGTTGATTCATCTATTGGAATTGAGTCTCAACTACCATCTCTAGAAACAAGTTAATTTTCTAAATCTGAATTAGATTGGTTCGAGCTATCGGCTTGCAACCTGCTAGTTATTTCGTGGTGTAATAGCTGGCAGTAAGAGATCATGGTTGGCTTTTGGTTGGGGGATCAGAAGCTGGCAGCAACAAAGCGGTGGCTCCGCCTCTAAAATAAGGCATAGAGCAGGAATGAAAATGGTAGAGATTGAGAAAAAGGATATCATTCAGGATATCTTGGGGGCAATGCAGCGCTACCCCGAAAATAGCGCATTTGTTATAGACGATGTACACTATACCTATGCCCAGTTAGGTAGTAAGGTGGGTGGCATTATGCAGTATCTTTCTGGTACAACAGATCAAAGGGTCGGAATTGTGGCCGAAAACCGTATCGAGACCTACGCCTCGATACTGGCTACGCTCATGTGCGGAAAAACCTACGTAATTCTGCATCCATCTTACCCCGAAAGCCGCAATTTGAAGATTACCGCTACGGCAGGGTTGCGAACCATCTTATATGCGGGGCCGTTCGAGCAGGAGGCCT encodes:
- a CDS encoding XRE family transcriptional regulator, which gives rise to MKIEECFASNLRFLRKKHNLTQDELATRIGANRSVIGSYEEGRATPKLGAIMQLSALFRVRIDELVSVDLSVTPDDLLKSFRPRMQGTELRVLTTVVNDQNREQVTLVPVQASAGYLDGYADLEFVEQLPAFQLPVAEMSAERTYRMFQIKGDSMLPIPSGAYIVSEYVDNWLSIRDGQTYVVLTQTEGVVFKRLYSNVDEDGTFLFVSDNPLYDPYTVKVDDIVEVWKAKGVLSFSLDNAVSEEMSSLKAQIAKLTADVEKLKGSLPA
- a CDS encoding carboxypeptidase-like regulatory domain-containing protein; amino-acid sequence: MRIIALLVLAVAVSACVKDKSSIDEVVGSDNISGYVSLYDDGVGKVDDSGMTVTVEGATPAVSAVTDAKGYFILPELRYGTYTLVYSKAGYGTYKRHNVDHTVELGGTFITPTPSLGQLAKASVVSASASVVGSEVKLSVSTSPAGSMANTVYLRFFLSKNKEVSSTTYMYHSANYISNMNPFVFTIQKSELESFGYTAGTTVYFRVYADGFWSNDYLNPETGRMVFPNLNLTTPAPGSFVVP
- a CDS encoding S9 family peptidase, with the protein product MKLISTGLCLMMAAMAALGQQAGADGRLTPEILWSMGRLGEYTISPDGKKVAYTVNFYDVKANKGNADIYLMDIDGKNQQRLTQTPQSENSLAWQQAGQTLTFLRGGRLVEMAVATQKETALTDENTDISGYIFSPKGDRVLFAIETKVDKTAQEVYPDLPKTDAMIFDQLMYRHWDTWEDGLYSHIYVADFANGKVANLKDIMPGERWDSPLKPFGGMEEVAWSADGKSIAYTCVKKVGKERALTTNSDIYLYSIETGVTTNLTEGMMGYDKNPRFSADGKKMAWLSMEQDGFEADQNRIFVMDLATGKKTNTFASWTYSADNLQWDAASRNIYFTAYVQATSQVHKLDVAKGTITALTSGDYDYHSCALANGVIITDRTQLTAPADLYAVSLKNGAVSQLTAINKNITDKLVMPTFEKRWINTTDGKKMLTWVLLPPNFDAKKSYPGILYCQGGPQSPVSQNFSYRWNFSLMASQGYVVILPNRRGVVGMGQEWTNQISKDHGGQEMRDFFAAVDSIKKEPWLDENRIGCVGPSYGGYTTYWMAGNHNKRFKAFVSHCGVFNSEMEFITTDELFFDNWEMGGPSWDTENPVVRKSFSQSPHLFVKNWDTPILIFEGGRDFRIPYTQGMAAFNAAQLMNIPSKFVILPSENHWVLRPQNGLLWQREFFGWLDKWLK
- a CDS encoding peroxiredoxin family protein — its product is MRKTIGRAAIVLVLLCSSVLVYKIVVKVNQKKECERITQALPSYTFNLAYGGTMHTKSLEDKPTAVMFFNPGCEHCEYEGEALSTNSGSLKEKEILMVSLSPRDSIKAYAKRHRLEGISNIRFATDSLAKATIMFGVQAIPTTFIYGSDGRLRKRFNGEVSIKALMRELR
- a CDS encoding peptidase domain-containing ABC transporter — encoded protein: MQNSKVNMLKHAQKTHVLQYNQSWCGLACMASAVKYYGGVAKQEQMVANSGTTITGTTLLGLYQLAPTLGFDADGYEGDTKALKDITYLAILHILNENSMQHYVVCYGWNGSHFIIGDPGKGVVEMTEEELNEAWKSKSLLLVKPASNFVKQKELRSQRWLLAKELTRNDWGILGVAVAMGVVLAALGLSLAIFSQKLVDKLLPSGDIKKLVASLVVIFLLLMAKNFIGYLRGILLTRQSKDFGNRTVSWFFGISMMLPKRFFDSLKTGDMVARLNDTRRLQQVLSAITSSMVIDLLGLITALILLISYSTWLGVVSLSAVIVFPIITMRNSKRIKEYQQQVMASYATSESCFVNTIQGVEAIKSSQVEQVHTEKVAQAYGNYQEKSYDLGLFSNKLGLIFQTAATIILVAVVSFGAFGVLEKWLTVGELMAALSLASTVVGTAASLSLAIVQFQEANVAFTRLHDFIQGEKEETLDESNASSIRIETIALKEVSFRYPGRSLLLDKASLVLRRGEITCLMGEIGRGKSTILQLLQRFYIPGEGTIEINAKEWSGINTPLLRSCIGVAPQEVKLLNATLLENIAMRNDLESLKQAETLCQQLGFNRFFQQLPLGLLTPVGEDGVNLSGGQRQLLGLCRALVRKPSILLLDEPTASLDREAANFVRLLIQDLKVDKIILIVTHLPDMLPISDKLYLLHNKKLEQKDKVMFYRELCEDQMVDFV